From Pseudoalteromonas sp. Scap06:
AATTCGGTGTGAAACTCACCGCGTAGGAATAGGCTTTAGCGCGTTCAATCTGTCTGTTCTTATTATCGGTTTACAGAAATCATAGCTAAAAAAGGTGATCTCACAGCGTAAATTTACAAAAACAAACACTGTATATAGACCTGTTTTGTATTTTGTCTAATATTACTGATCTCTACCATTATTGTGTATTTTTGCATTTGTAAAACATCAGACTAAGTCAACTAATTCTTTACACCTGTTTATTTGAGGGCTAAGGTGAATGTATTGTGATACATGGACATTTTTGGTTTATAAAGCGACAAATGTTGTATACAAATTGTTCTGCTTTCAATGTGCAATATTTGTATAAAATATCAAAAGGAGTTATTGATGAATAAAAATAAAGTAGGTATGCGCTACTCTTTACCGAAAAATTCGAGTGAAGCTATGAGGAAGTTAGCTGAAATATTAAAGGTACCAACACATAAATTAATTGGGGATAAAGACCAAATAGTAATGACTATGAGTGGACCATTTTGTACCGACAATTAAATCGTTTAGATAAAATGTCAGTAATGAGGATGATTCAAGATTTATCTTATCCACAATTACAATATGAGCTTAGAGTTAAATGTTTAGACTCAGTAGTTAAACCACAATGGGCTGAGTGATACTTAACAAATGAAGAGTTAAAAGAAGTTTTAGATTTTCACAGCCAACTCAATAGGTGGTCAAGCTTGCTGGGGGAAAATCCTGGAGCGTATGGTGTCGGCGGTTCTGTATGGAGTATCGCTAAACAGGGGGCATCAACTGGGAATGTAACTGTTTTAATAGCTTCGCTGATACTTATCGGTGCCCATGAGTTTTCTTATAGCGAGACCCAGAAGTACTCTAATGAATTAGAGCGACGTAAAGTTTTAAATTAAGGAAGAACATGAATCATATTAAAACTTGCAGCTTCTTTGCAATTCTTTACACAATGCTAATATTTTTTGGTGTATTTATTCATTCTATTTTAAAGATAACACCTGAAGTAGGTTTAAATATTGTAGCGTTAATTGCTACAACTTATGTGGTTATTAAGCTTAAATATATAAACTTTTTTGAAAGTAAATTACAACTTCTTTTCTCTATATTTGGTGGAGGGTTGACAATTATAACTGCTTACCTGTTGGCTGTTATATTTAATAGTTTTACTCAGCCGACCATAAATGAAGGGGTTGTGCTTTTTGTTTTCAATACATTAGTTATTTATCTAACCATTCAAGTAGTGATCAAAAAAAACATAATAAGGCAATAAAGTCGGATTTGTAACAGTTTGCTCGGTTTCACTTCGATTAACATTTTAGCAAACTGTTACTCACCTCTTATTGCGGCGTTGAGGCTGAAGAATTACTCTTTCTAGGTACGTATCTTACTACATTTAATTGATTGTTTTTTAAATTTAAATTCATTTGTTAGCTGTGATCTAATAGGTATTATTCACCTACGGTAAACCGTTATGGCTAACCACTAGCCTGACTTACCCTGTCAAAATGAATTCATTCCTATCAATTTCGATGAGCAAATTTTGTCTGACATATTAGAATATGCACTTTGTTATATTATCGAAAATAAACTCGACTTGTCGGGCTTTGACGCGTGGTATAACAACGATAAAACGGGTGCAGCGGCGTATCCGCCCACGGTGATGTTAAAGATTATTTTACTCGGTTAAGAATAAACTAGACACCCACTCTAATTTTTGCAGTTTGGCGAACTAAGTACTAGGCCTTCATCAGTGTGAAAACAAGCTTGGTGTCTTATAGCAATCGCAAGAAAGCGTCAAGTAAGCTTGGTTGATACAAAGTACTACCACTGTATATCACGTTGTGTTCGGCGTGCTTTTTTGTGCGGTGAAGACCATTTTACTGGTCACTCTTTTGAGCATCGCAGAGGGTGGGTTGAAGACAAATTCCTTGAGTTAGCCAAAATATTTTGTATTGACGTCTGTGCTTATGCCGTTATGAGTAACCAGCAAAATGTTGGAACATTTTACAACAGCGCAGTTGGCCCGGAGGGCGGAAGGCAGGATGCCTGAAGTACATGCATTTAGTGTTGTATGTAGATGACAAAAAAGCGAACAGACTGAATGATAAAGCGATTGTTATTCGCTGGCACAAGCTGTGTAAAGGTACTGTCCTTACGCAAAAGTACATACAGGGTGAGAAGCTAAGTAAAGCTGAACTTATCTTTTTTAATAAAACAGTAAAGGAATATCGAGAGCGCCTATCAAGTCTTAGCTGGTTTATGCGGTTGTTAAATGAAGACATTGCGCGCAGGGCAAATAAAGAAGATAACTGCACAGGTAGGTTTTATTCGCTGCCATCCATGGCTCTCACCCTTCGGGCTGCCTAACGGCATTCAAATTTATTCCCTATAAATATATGGGAAGGGCGGTTTAGGTCACAAGCACTTCTTGATGAAGCCGCACTTTCGGCCTGCATGGCGTATGTCGACTTAAACCCAATCAGAGCTAAAATGGCTAACACCCCAGAAGAATCTGACCATACCAGCGCCCAACTACGCTTAACATGTGCAAAGAAAACAACCAAAACAACTGCTCCGATTTGCAGGTATGTCACGTCAAGTTATGCCAAAAGGGATGCCGTTTGAGTTAAAGTCGTACCTTGAACTTGTTGAGCTAACTGGACGAATAATTCGAGAAGATAAACACGGCCATATTGATAACACCCAACTTCCTTTACTGGAAAGACTCAATATATCTCCTGAAAACTGGTTAAAACTCACCACACAATTTACACGCGTATTTCACGGCGCAGTTGGCAGGGGGACCTCGCAAGCTAGTTATTGTGAAAATTTGAAACTGCATCATGCGATTATTTTTATGCGTGGAATTTAGATTTAAGAGTAATAATTGCTTATTTACTGGGTGAAATAAAATTAACGTAGCCGTAAAGCATTAATAATTGACCTAAAAAGTAAATCTAATAATACAGCTTTGCTTGTTAAATTAGAGTTGGTGTGAATTTAGTTGGTTTTCTAACAGCTCTTGAACCACCTTTCTTTTAAATTCCTCTGTAAGTTTACGAAACACTTTTTACTTTCATTACATCTTACTCCTAAATATATGTCTACTTTTATGGAGTCAGATCACCACTACAGTGCTGGGATCAAATTTGAACCAAAGCGGAAAGCCTTGGTGTGAGAAGATTTACTTTTATTGAATTATTTATTGTAACTGTATAAGATATAATTATTTAATATTTAAGGATATTTAATGAAAGTATGAACTCGGGCCTGTAGAGTATATTATACCTCACAGTATTGAAATAGGGGCTATGGATAGCGATAACCTTTGAGAAGAAGGTGAGTCACTCTGTTTGTATTTTTGGTTAAATTTGAACATAATTATATGATTTTTTTTTTAAGTACACTGATTTCACTTGTCTTTTTTAGTTTTACTCACCCTTGTTACAGTAAAGAAATTACAA
This genomic window contains:
- a CDS encoding transposase — protein: MSDILEYALCYIIENKLDLSGFDAWYNNDKTGAAAYPPTVMLKIILLG